The segment TTTCAGCATTAGTATAATCTTCTGTCAGTTTTATTGGACATTTAGTTTGATCTTTCTCTCTGTTACTATCTTGAGCTCCGTGAGGCTTTTAGGGAAAATCCTAATGTTTTGATTCAGTAAACTCTTATCTCTACAGGTATCTAGAAATTGTGAAGTCAGAAGGTTTAGAGATTTCTCAGCCAGCTTTAGACCCAAATTCAACGGAAATACACCACAGAATCACTATACGCTCTAGAATGAAGAAGTTCCATAGGTGAATGGAATGGTCTATGACAAATTGAAATTTCATAAAAAGCTTACAGATGATTATTGGTAAATACTTTAACATGAAAAGTTTTGGCTAGTACAGGAGAGTCTATGAACTCAGAGGTAAAACGAGGTGTTCAAATATAAGCGAGGGGCCACCATGCTCTGGGTGAGTTATTTTATCATCACATTGCCTGGTAGCATACGATGTAATGTTTTAAAGCAATTTAATGACAATAATTTCATCcatcaaaatgcttgaaaaaacaGCAATCCTATCATATGTCATACTTGATAACTTCTAAAATTGACATGGACCATTGCTTGGGTTTAAGTCCTAAGAGGATTTGCCCCCAGTTTTATCTTCCAAACTCCATCTGAGATCCTCTTTTGCGAGCTGACAGAAAAGCCATCTGGCTATCCTTAGCTAAGACTGATGAAATGCAGATTGCTAAAAATCTTGATGAATATCGAGTGTCATGACCTGATTAGTTGGTGCGGATTTTAACGCTCCATATTATCTTTGTAGGTTTGTGGAGGGAATGGCTCCTGTGTTTTCGAGAGCTGCCTGGCGTTGCGCATGGCATCTCATACAGGTAATCTTGCATGTTTTGCTTGTCTACATAGTATTTTAAACAGCTGCTTCATTCTCTTCCTTGCATTTCGATATAATCTACCCTTTCCTTTTGCATACTCATTTATAACAACacataattttcttattttcattttattttgctATTGATCTCTAagctccctttttttttttatatgttttttcaTTCAGAATGATCTTGTTCATGGATGGGGAATGGATATGAAACTCGGGTACTGTGCACAAGTAAGATTTCACTTTTCTGTTTGAGACCTGCTAGCCTTTGTTGACCATTCGTTCTTTATAGTTCATTTCCTTTTTATTCTAATAGAGTTATTTCATTGTTCTGAGAAACtgaatatttttattatgtttgcaTATTCTATTACTCAGGGTGACCGCACGAAGAATGTGGGGGTGATTGATAGAGAGTACATTGTTCATAAGGGCATACAAACTTTGGGTGGGACTGGGGAGCTCACGAAGAAAACCAAAAAGGTTCTGCTATGCCTTCTTCCCTTCTTTTATTTTCTGTATTCTTTAAgggtgaattttttttttacatcgtTTTATTAATCGCAGTTATGTGCTTCGATTTGAttgaataataaaaaagaaagcaTATCTTTCATCTTAATTTGTGCGTATTCTTCACACGGCCAATGGTAATCTATAGCAAGCATAGAGTATATACATACTCCTTTAAGGAGTTTTTGTTAATTCAGTAAAACACTGGATTAATATTCTTACCTGCTCTCttgttttccatttctttaactatttattgtttttataaaCCCGAAACTCAAAACCCCTAGTCCTGTATATTCATTTGTGCTATATGATAAGTGACATATCCTTTCGGATTCATCTCTAGATATTATAACTCACTTGGTTTCTTAATGGTTTTTCCTGCTTATTCTCAGAAACGTGGGACTTCCAGTGGGTCTTCAGGTTTAGATACCCGAGCTGAGGTGATCCATGATTCTTGACTTCACCTTTATCCTTTGATTTAGTGATTACATGTATATAGCTTTTAGTTCCTCTGGCAAACCAAAACTTCGTTTTTTAACTTGTACAGTTCACAATTGATAAGTGTCTTTAGGCACTCTCGATAATGTGGCTCTATAGCAGGAGCTTTAACCAGACTTCTtcgaatgcatgaatgaatgaatACAATTAAATGCATCACATGATCGTCTTTAATTCTCGTATAGGCACTGTATAAACGGTTTCTATATATATACCGTTGTTGCAGATTCGCAGACAATCGACTTGGGAACTTAAAATCTTTAAAGAGCGATGGAATCAAGCAGTAACACAAGACAAGGATTGGATTGATCCATTTCCAAGACAACAAAGGCGGAGAAAACATAAACGTCAATCAAAATTTGTAGACCTTTATGACTAATCACAGCTGGTTTAGGTTGGATATCCCCCTCATGCACAGATTCAATAGtcatcaaacatcaaccatacTTGTATTTTAGGTTTCCTTTACCCTTTTTTGAATGctcataattatatatatatcattattttcatttttcacaaATGCCTTGAGTTTTGTCCGGTTCTTCACgtcttcttttctctttgtaaTTTATACTTAGACATGTAATCCAAGAAACTATATTTCTCAATTCAATTCACGTGatgcaaaaggaaaaaaaaatctaattcgTGCAAGAAAGGATGTCTCTCTTATACATTATGTAACATAGGTGCTCATGGGCTAGGATGGGTCTAGGATGGGTCAGGTCTAACATAGAGGTGTATATGAGTTGGGCTACCGGCTTGATCCGAAGGTTTGCCTGAAAAATGGGAGGATTCggataaaaatataggctcgaaatATGGATTTGGGAAAAAAAATTAGGCTCGTTTAGAAAACAGGCCGAGCCTCAGGTAAAATTTATTGGTTGGGGCCTAGCCCTGTCCGGCccgaattatatactaaatatatatattttatttttaatcatatttacattttatttttaattttaatataaccaatttttattatattttcaatttgtgtattgttttaagagtTGTTTGTCTCACTTCTTATTTgcttcttgttttaatatttgttttatgtttttatatgtatttgatttttatattttaaattttttatttaataaaataagctaaaaaaattaatatgggcgggctcagtttaacaattttattttaggTCGggcttggataaatttttaggctCATATTTCGGGCCAGGCTAGGCTCGGGCCTAGAAAACGGCCCAAAATTTTGTCTGGGCTCGGTCTAAACctggcccggcccatgcacacctctagtctagcatgatattattatattttatgcttgTTTAAGCTTGGCCCGAAATTTGGATTTAAAAATTTACGCAAACTCACTCATATTTGCAAAATACTAACTTAAGTCCATTTTAGGCCCattcatattttttaatttttttaaatattaatattgttttattttatatattttatatataaccatattaatattattttaatgtttatattagagtaatattatatatttagtatagattTATTCGAGTCTTGAATGTTAAAGTTTAAGTCTAGTTCAAGTTTTAAGCGTACCTAATTTTTTATCTGGGCCCATTTTTTATCTAATATTTTGTCCAAACCCTCAAAATTTTTAGGTGACTCTTTAGGCCTAAATAGATAACCTAACCAATAAAAAGATCTAAAATATATTGAAtacgaaattttaaaatataaaataaaataatccaaacatcataatttttaaaaattttcagacaGGACAGTGTTTTGAGTTAATTTTAACAAGCCCAGACGACATTAGTTTAAGGTAGGAAGAAGGCAAACTAGTCCCTTTCGGTTCGATATTTAATTATAGGCATAGTTATGGGAAGGCAAACTTATTTGAAGGGTGGATATTCGGGCAGCCTGAACGTCTTTGTCTTGTCAACAAACTCAACTATTTATTTTGTGTCTTTCaatcttatttttaaatttaattaattagttaattagttttgaTTCTTCCAACGTCATGCATCTCTCATGATCTACCATTTTCTTCTTCAACACTTCactcaaaaatattttattaataattaaaatagtaTTTCATTCTTCAATAACAAGAAATATAATCCATTTAATATACAAAACTTTTGTGGGTAATTCGAGATTTGTTAAAAAAATATCGTACGTATTGAATTTTAatcaattatatttttattaattgaattttaaGGAGAATTTCTTACAATTTATACTCAACTCTTGAATTGATATCAATTTTATGTTTATAAGTTTTCCTTttacaaataaatatttataacttCAATTACATTTCATTCTATTCCCATTGATAGTAATTTGATACAATTGAGAcgaattaaaatcaaaattatataatatttggAAAAAATAAACATCCAGGCTTTATGAACAAAATTTGTATAAATTTGAATTTAGGGTAATAATTCtctatttaaaaaaaagtttagaaTTTTTTCATTTGTTAATGAAAGGGATAGGAAAATAATTCTCCTTCATCTAAAATTTATCTCAgttgaaatttttttatcatttttattatgatttttccATGAAAACGATTTAGGGTTTTTATTACGAAGGATACTATGTAAAACAATTAAAGTTTCTTAAATGTTtcgataaataataaatttttgctCATTTGATGTATGTTCTTATTGTAGGTTTCATTATTGGTATGTGTACTTGTAAAATGGTTAACCATTCGTTATTATTGATGTTTATACTTTGTATATTTTGGAACAAAACCATATCCAAAATCATTTTTCACTATTTTCTATTTGGCATTAAAGTTTGATGTTAATTTGTTAGTGAAGTTCGTTTTGTTATTGTTTATCGTGAAATGATGTTAACTTCACAAATGaagttataaatatatatataaaaaaaaaaactaataggTCAAATAATTATAATCATACTCCATTGTTAACATCCTAAAATAATCAAACTCTAAACTCCAGaagaaaaacaattaaaattagTACTAAGCATGGTCAATTATTTATCAGCAGAGTTTTATTCACTTTGGATGAAAATGACGAATCATTGGATTGGATTATAACAAACTTTGCTACAACAAAATGTCATGTAATGATAAGCCTCAATttccttgtaatttttatgtaaattatatgataaattgattcgacgTTGATTTATTATATGGTCGATGAAATTAGTGATTTTAATATTAATTGAATATCgttttattgttaattatgtTTGGAATTTAATGACAACTCTAAAAAAAAGAATTTAATGGTTTTAATGAAACTCTTGAAAATTTTTGAAGCCCTTAATCATGATTTTCAAGACATATAGAAAGTTTAACGTTGATTATTAAAATGAACTTTGATGGTctaaatgaatttttaaaattgaggCTTAATGTTAATTTCCAAAAACTATGGAGGATTTTAATGAGAATTTTTCAAAATGAAAGACttaataataaattgtaaaaatttaacAATGAACATATTAATAGTGAATCTCATCAACGGGATTAGAACCTTCCATGTTAATATTATAAAAATCCTAACAATAAACATCTTAATCACCAACCTCATCAAAAACACTAAAATTTTCATCCGGTCTGTTTCATCATATTTCCAATTAGATGCCATCATCATCATCGTCGAATTCAAACGTACATGGAAAAGGTATATATTCTATAAAGTGCAAGGGCAACTAACGTACATGGAAAGCGTGCTAATGTTAATTAGGCTATGAGAAAAATTACATTGGAAACCATTCTACATTAATTAGAGAGagattatgaaaatatattacaCAATAACAAAAGATTGTAAAGAAAAAATATTGCGATGAAACAATAATTTCGTATATGATAATAGCAATATAATTTTACACCAGTACAACTTTTGGACATTTTTTTTTTGGACGTTTTAGGGTGttgataatattttttaaataattatttccaTAGTAACATTTTATTATAACTACCAAATttgatataatattatttttaaattttattttgtacaTTCTATAATAATATtcataaaatatgaatttttttatcaaattagttCTTTAGAACAATATTTTatctcaattttaatataattaattatatttttaaataaaattaaataataatgtaGTTCTCTATAATAATATtttcttcatttatttaaaatatatttgttatataaacaTAATTTAAGTGTTATAAACTGAAAATTAAATACTTAAAAAACTATCATTTACATTATTAAGCGTGATTTAATTTTTCCAATGAAATATGGATCAAAAgcttaattttattgaatttaaaataaataatatggatattaaataaataatatggaTATTAAAAGAAAGAATATAATACCGACTGATTCTACTTTCCcgcaattattatttttttttaatattattctcCGCGAACTTCAACAAATTTGTAAGTTCAAGAGTCCGACTTTTCTCGCTCTTCCTCCTCCACAGCAAAAGCAGGTCTTCTCTCTCTAGAAAACTTATCCTTCCCCTTTGTAAAAACAGTGCTCAAAAAAATCCTTTATCCTGTTTTCTTCAATTTGCTTCTCCAAAAAGCTCTTTGTTTTTGTAGTAGTAGTACTAGTTCAGATCTTCCTCATCATAAGTATTATATTTACGCTTTTGTTTTTGCAGATAAAAAACCTACGCTGATGGCTGGTCGTTACGATAAAAATCCTTTCgacgaggaagaagaagaagttaATCCTTTTGCTGTCAGTCGTTAACTTAACTctttatgtattttttttatctgatgatgtttgaatgagttttgaagtttgaaGTTCAATAGTGGCACTGGCGCAGCTCTGTTCTATTtttattgtaaaattttaaaaattttagggtttttctaaAAGGTTTAGTAGGAGGAAATAGGTCACTTgttattttttttagattttgactTTGATCTGAAGTTTTGGTTGAATCCGGTTCTTGAAAGCCCTTTACTTGGTTGTTGCAGTTTATTTGTTCATTGAAGTACTTCTTGTTTTCTTGTTGATGAATAAGCATTAAATACTTTACAAAGCTCATTTAAGCTTGTTCAATTACtgaatttatcatcaatttgttAAAAAATCATTTTCCTGGTGCTAAGGATCATTTTTTTCTTACTATCATATCATTGATTTTGAGAAAATTGACTTGGATAATGGTTTCTCCATGTTTTATTTGATCATATATCTACGATACTCAGAGAAAAGAAGATATCTTTCCTTTAGTGTCAACTCACTCATTAATCTAATTGGTACCTTTTAACCTATATTCCACGTATGATTCATGCAATAAGCAGAAGGGGGGTTCTTGTGGTTTAATGCACTCAGATAAAACTTTATTCAATTCCAGGAAATGCAGACTATGATAAATTAATGTGCTTTATAACTTGATTTATCTGTCAATAATTAGTGTTCAGATGCTAACAAGCTTCTCTGTTAATATGATTCTTGTTTTGATAATTTTGTGCAGGATACAACAGCAAGAGGGAAGGCACCTGGCCAGTCTAAATTTGGAGGAGGTCTATTTTCAACGGTAAGCTAAATCTTTATTATAAAGTAACAAGTTAACATTAATTCAAAACTTATTGTTAGAGTTAGAACGAGTCTAATTATAGGATGATTTAATCCTGAAAAGTTAAGTTCCTTGCTGTAATTTGGCCACTTCTAATATTGCTTCGGAACAACCGGATACcggaaaattttcttgtattacTTGCTTCTTGAATGATATTATCCATGTAATTTTCAGAGCACTGCAAGCGTTCCACCTGCCTCAAACTCAAGACTTTCACCGCTACCTCCTGAACCTGCTGGTTTTAGTTATGAGCGTGAGGCAACAGTTGATATCCCTCTTGATACAGCTTCAGGAGGATCACGTAATCAGGTTGGTAAAAACTTGTCTAAATTCAATTTCCATAATTCGATTAAGCCTTGAACCTCACTATTCCGGGTTTACGTTGAAATATAGgatttaaagaagaaagaaaaggaacTCCAGGCCAAGGAGGCTGAACTGAGAAGGCGGGAACAGGTATTTTGTAtgataaattttacaactttgaaGTCATTTTTGTTGTACAGAATCATAGATTTATTTTTGTTCTCTCAATTCTCTTCCAAAGACATCATCAACATAGAATCTGATGTGATGGAAGTGCAAATGTATCTCAATTATCCTAGTAGTACAAATTACTGATAAAATACTATTATTAGGCTGTTTGCGGAATATCATGTGTATTCTATGTATTTTAGCATACTAAGTTATTTGGATGGTTTAAACTGCAATTTCTCATTCTTGCATGTTTATTTCACAAACAAATAGCAAGATTGTTATTTTGTTACTGCTCTTTGGTAGCTCATAAATCATAGCATGCCTGCAATTTTCACTGGTCAGCTAATTCAATGCAGGAAGTGAGAAGGAAAGAAGAGGCAGTGGCAAGAGGTACCTTTcaatttcctttaaaaatttgactagtCAAACCAATCGCATTTAGTTTTGTTTACAGCTTCAGTATTTGGTCTAGATCACTCTTCTTTTTGCAAAATATTTGAcaagattttatttcttttatggtcaataactctttacatttctgccTTGAACTACAGTTTGACTTCTCTGTTTTGCAGCTGGAGTTGTGCTGGAAGAGAAAAATTGGCCACCATTTTTTCCTATCATTCATCATGATATTGCCAATGAAATTCCAATTCATCTACAAAGATTGCAGTATGTTGCGTTTTCAACATATTTAGGTGTGTAAGCTTCTGTGATGGCTTTTTGctacttttttttttggttctgtGCATTGTGCATCTTAGTAGCACTAAACGTGTTATATCATTGACCAAAAAATTGGGGTCTTTTTCATgtgaatttattttatttgctAGATTGCATTGGGTGATCATTTGTACCATGCTTTTATTTTCTTAACACTTTAGTTTAGAAGGCTTTGCTCTAAGCCAAGGGCTGGAAGACAATTGGGTGATTGATGATGATTCTATGCAGGATTGGTTCTATGCCTTCTATGGAATATCATAGCTGTTACTACAGCATGGATCAAAGGAGAAGGTTTGTTTAGATATATACTTCCATGTCTTGTTTTTGTTCTTAATGTAGTGTTAAGATTGAGTTGGCTTTTCCTTATTATTGTTTAGGTGTTAGGATCTGGTTCTTGGCTATCATCTTCTTCCTAGCAGGGGTACCAGGAGCCTATGTATTGTGGTATCGTCCACTGTATCGTGCTTTTAGGTACTTGATATTTTTCATGCTTTTTCGTAATGCAGAGTTCAGTTTTTTTTCAATGTTGGGTTAAGCTCGAATGCCAATTTCTATTGCTGGTTTCTTAAATGTGCCTTTTCATGTTCCTTACACTAGCTAATCAGCCCTTAGTTTAATTTgaaaccccccccccccccgTTTCACTTTATGACTATCATGCAGGAATGAGAGTGCTTTGAGGTTTGGATGGTTCTTCCTGTTTTATTTGGTAATATCTCATGTTTCTTCTGATAGATCTTTCTTTCTCCCTAGGAGTTACATActgattcttttattcttttttttcctGTTTATAGCTTCACATTGCCTTTTGCATCTTTGCTGCGGTGGCACCCCCTATAGTTTTTAGAGGGAAATCACTCACGTATGTTCCTTAATCATTTTTAGCTTATCTTTGGCAATCTATATTAAGGTTAGACTGATGGGATTTGAATCTATCTTCTTTGTTTGCAACTACATTAGTGCGCCAGAGTTGACATAATGCACTTATCATCCAAAagatttcagtttcttttatggGATTCTTCTATTTCAAGTATGAGATAATGGGTCGACTATTATCTCAGTGGAATTTAAATGTACTGCAAGTATTTGAGATGCAAATTTAGTATATTCTAGTTCATTTCTTCCTATATCTATGTATTCttactatttctttttttttttttcccctttcttttGGTCTCATACAGCGGGATCCTACCTGCAGTTGATCTTGTTGGTGGCAATGCTTTGGTTGGGGTAAGTATATGCTTAAGCCTGAGAAAAAGTTTTATACCCTCAATCAGGTTTGATCATTAAAATAATTAGACATTTTCTTAAGCTATGCTTAACCTGTAGCATAAATTATTATATGTAAGGTTTAGTGGGATATTGATGGGAGCAAAGGAATGTTGCTTGTAATGGTGAAGGCTCGATCATTGTGATTGCATTTGGAGTTAGTGCAGAAGCTAAGAAAGATATTTCTCTTTTGATGAAATTTCTTTTGTTTGTGTAGATCTTCTACTTCATTGGTTTCGGACTATTCTGTCTTGAATCAGTTGTAAGCATCTGGGTTATCCAGGTTTGTTCTGTTCCAAACCTGATTCAATGCAAGCCCACCACTTACCACCCCCcccacccccccaaaaaaaaaaacaagtgtgGACACAAACACAAACATACATGCGTATCGGATATCTAACATTGTTGGCTGTTGGCCTTTCAGCAAGTATACATGTATTTCCGTGGGAGTGGTAAAGCTGCTGAGCTGAAACGTGAAGCTGCAAGAGGAGCTATGAGGGCTGCCTTGTAATGGCACTGACAGACTAGCAGCAGTGAGATATACAGTAAACCTCGTGCTACTTCTGCTTATATGCTCTTTGCCTTGGAAAGAGTAAAAACTGAGCTTGTCATTTGTCTATCCTTGTTTTTGTTGCACATATCTTTTTAACTTGTTCTCAGAGCTACATTctgtaaagttttttttttttttttcgtattGTGGAGTTTGATTAGCGAACAAAAATATGATATTTCATGTatgaattgataaaatatatggaTACAGAATTGCCTCTTGTGAATTATGATTGGTTCGTGGTGTAACGTGTAGTCAAGACCAAAAGGTGCAAGACTAGAGAGCGACAGACATAGTATAACTGGTCTTTGTCATTTCCTTATTATACCCATATAGAAATGACATTTGGGGTCTACctaatatgtaagaaagggtagACAATGATGGCGGCGAACCTGGTGATGGGAGTTTGGGGCTGGTTGAATATCTTGGAGGTGTTTCTCTACTCACCATGAAAATGAAGAGTGAAATTGATTTCATAGGTACTTGGGTCTTTCTATATCAAAACTGCGTAGCAGGTTGTTTCACCTAGGACCAAGAATATTATTGTAACCATAATTAGCTGGAAGTTAAGCTTCAaggttttattattttctttctttattgtTTATTTCAATTCATGCAGGGAAAGctcattctaaaaataaaaacagaGAACTCTTACAACATTAAATATACCCCCttaaatatgtatattatttaacTTTTAATAAAAGCTACTCGATGCTTCTCATATATAATCATACATGGTTTAGCAACTAGATATTAAACGATATAGCAAGTACTTATACTGTATGGTACCCTCTTAACAGTAAGCACTGCATTTTTTCTTACAATCCATGGTGCAGCCACCGCCACCGCCACCCTCACCGTAACCTTTTCCCGACCGCCTAAAATAGGTGAAGCACTTAGCAGGGCAGGTTAGCTTCTTGTTAAAACAAGGACCTTTTTCTTTGCAAACAACCGTAGTTCTAATAACACCACCTTTTGAGTACCCTCCGGTAGGACCTCCGAAGCCAGCTCCATAGCCACCGCCTACGATCCCATTTCCCCACCCTTTTTCAAACCCTGGCAATCCAAATCCAGGCCCTGGACCGAAGAAGCCTCCCATCCCACCAGTGTTTCCACCACTACCTTTGTTGTTTTGGCTGCCTGGTTTGCCGCTGCCTTTGTTGTCCTTTTGCTCAGATGATAAAGGTTCAAATGACTCTGGCCTAGCTGCTGCAGTTAGTGAAGCTGTAAGTAGCAGAACAGCCAACATGAAGGTGCTCTTGgggttcatttttttttttcttttgctctTCTTAATCCAGTTTTGGGAGGATTTTCGCTTTGAGAAAACCTTTTTTTCTTTCAAAGTATGGAGAGGAGAGGAGAGGAGAGGAGAGTGTTATGGTGAAGGAATACTTTGCTATTTTAATGCGTTAGTGGTGGGATGAATGATGATAGTAAGCCATTTATGGAGGGAAAAGAGGGGGAGTTGGTGACAGATGAGGGCCTCCCCTCCTCCCTCCATGAATGAGTAGGTGTTGGTT is part of the Gossypium arboreum isolate Shixiya-1 chromosome 5, ASM2569848v2, whole genome shotgun sequence genome and harbors:
- the LOC108450201 gene encoding uncharacterized protein LOC108450201 isoform X3, with amino-acid sequence METKLHPFDSVEDNELPSGKLKDLPRGIMHTRSDLELRPQWRKSLRSAVKVNTNKNLLAMPVGIKQKEHVDDVVKKFRTENFTIVLFHYDGKVDGWWDLDWCDKAIHIVAHNQTKWWFAKRFLHPDIVSTYDYIFLWDEDLGVEHFNPGRYLEIVKSEGLEISQPALDPNSTEIHHRITIRSRMKKFHRRVYELRGKTRCSNISEGPPCSGFVEGMAPVFSRAAWRCAWHLIQNDLVHGWGMDMKLGYCAQGDRTKNVGVIDREYIVHKGIQTLGGTGELTKKTKKKRGTSSGSSGLDTRAEIRRQSTWELKIFKERWNQAVTQDKDWIDPFPRQQRRRKHKRQSKFVDLYD
- the LOC108453294 gene encoding glycine-rich cell wall structural protein-like codes for the protein MNPKSTFMLAVLLLTASLTAAARPESFEPLSSEQKDNKGSGKPGSQNNKGSGGNTGGMGGFFGPGPGFGLPGFEKGWGNGIVGGGYGAGFGGPTGGYSKGGVIRTTVVCKEKGPCFNKKLTCPAKCFTYFRRSGKGYGEGGGGGGCTMDCKKKCSAYC
- the LOC108450201 gene encoding uncharacterized protein LOC108450201 isoform X2, with translation MKQLPFMGVICSVTLYIVYRTTNYQYYETQMETKLHPFDSVEDNELPSGKLKDLPRGIMHTRSDLELRPQWRKSLRSAVKVNTNKNLLAMPVGIKQKEHVDDVVKKFRTENFTIVLFHYDGKVDGWWDLDWCDKAIHIVAHNQTKWWFAKRFLHPDIVSTYDYIFLWDEDLGVEHFNPGRYLEIVKSEGLEISQPALDPNSTEIHHRITIRSRMKKFHRRVYELRGKTRCSNISEGPPCSGFVEGMAPVFSRAAWRCAWHLIQNDLVHGWGMDMKLGYCAQGDRTKNVGVIDREYIVHKGIQTLGGTGELTKKTKKKRGTSSGSSGLDTRAEIRRQSTWELKIFKERWNQAVTQDKDWIDPFPRQQRRRKHKRQSKFVDLYD
- the LOC108453293 gene encoding secretory carrier-associated membrane protein 3-like; its protein translation is MAGRYDKNPFDEEEEEVNPFADTTARGKAPGQSKFGGGLFSTSTASVPPASNSRLSPLPPEPAGFSYEREATVDIPLDTASGGSRNQDLKKKEKELQAKEAELRRREQEVRRKEEAVARAGVVLEEKNWPPFFPIIHHDIANEIPIHLQRLQYVAFSTYLGLVLCLLWNIIAVTTAWIKGEGVRIWFLAIIFFLAGVPGAYVLWYRPLYRAFRNESALRFGWFFLFYLLHIAFCIFAAVAPPIVFRGKSLTGILPAVDLVGGNALVGIFYFIGFGLFCLESVVSIWVIQQVYMYFRGSGKAAELKREAARGAMRAAL
- the LOC108450201 gene encoding uncharacterized protein LOC108450201 isoform X1, whose translation is MKTFTDKRRNASSDGGNSGFKMKQLPFMGVICSVTLYIVYRTTNYQYYETQMETKLHPFDSVEDNELPSGKLKDLPRGIMHTRSDLELRPQWRKSLRSAVKVNTNKNLLAMPVGIKQKEHVDDVVKKFRTENFTIVLFHYDGKVDGWWDLDWCDKAIHIVAHNQTKWWFAKRFLHPDIVSTYDYIFLWDEDLGVEHFNPGRYLEIVKSEGLEISQPALDPNSTEIHHRITIRSRMKKFHRRVYELRGKTRCSNISEGPPCSGFVEGMAPVFSRAAWRCAWHLIQNDLVHGWGMDMKLGYCAQGDRTKNVGVIDREYIVHKGIQTLGGTGELTKKTKKKRGTSSGSSGLDTRAEIRRQSTWELKIFKERWNQAVTQDKDWIDPFPRQQRRRKHKRQSKFVDLYD